A genomic window from Glycine max cultivar Williams 82 chromosome 17, Glycine_max_v4.0, whole genome shotgun sequence includes:
- the LOC100818508 gene encoding cytochrome P450 71D11, producing the protein MDSQILNSLALILPFFLFMIVVLKLGRKLKKTEPSLNIPPGPWKLPIVGNLHQLVTSSPHKKFRDLAKIYGPMMHLQLGEIFTIVVSSAEYAKEILKTHDVIFASRPHFLVSEIMSYESTNIAFSPYGNYWRQVRKICTLELLSQKRVNSFQPIREEELTNLVKMIGSQEGSSINLTEAVHSSMYHIITRAAFGIRCKDQDEFISAIKQAVLVAAGFNIGDLFPSAKWLQLVTGLRPTLEALFQRTDQILEDIINEHREAKSKAKEGHGEAEEEGLLDVLLKFEDGNDSNQSICLTINNIKAVIADIFGGGVEPIATTINWAMAEMIRNPRVMKTAQVEVREVFNIKGRVDETCINELKYLKSVVKETLRLHPPAPLILPRECQETCKINGYDIPVKTKVFINAWAIGRDPNYWSEPERFYPERFIDSSVDYKGGNFEYIPFGAGRRICPGITFGLVNVELTLAFLLYHLDWKLPNGMKNEDFDMTEKFGVTVARKDDIYLIPATSRPFLGNGAESMEAVQSKKVE; encoded by the exons ATGGATTCTCAAATACTCAACTCATTAGCCCTTATCTTGCCCTTTTTCCTCTTCATGATTGTGGTGCTGAAACTAGGGAGAAAACTCAAGAAAACTGAGCCATCTCTGAACATACCCCCAGGACCATGGAAACTGCCTATTGTAGGAAACTTACACCAACTTGTTACATCTTCACCACATAAAAAATTCAGAGACTTGGCCAAAATATATGGACCCATGATGCATCTTCAACTTGGGGAGATCTTCACAATCGTTGTTTCCTCGGCAGAGTATGCTAAGGAGATACTGAAAACCCATGATGTCATCTTTGCATCAAGGCCTCACTTTCTAGTTTCAGAAATAATGTCCTATGAAAGCACAAACATTGCTTTTTCACCTTATGGAAATTATTGGAGGCAGGTACGTAAAATATGCACCTTGGAGCTTCTCTCCCAAAAACGTGTCAACTCATTCCAGCCAATTAGAGAAGAAGAGCTCACCAATCTTGTTAAAATGATTGGTTCACAAGAAGGGTCTTCCATCAACCTCACAGAAGCAGTGCACTCATCAATGTATCATATCATTACAAGAGCTGCGTTTGGCATAAGGTGCAAAGACCAAGATGAATTCATATCAGCGATAAAGCAAGCTGTGCTAGTTGCAGCAGGTTTCAACATAGGAGATTTGTTTCCTTCTGCTAAATGGCTTCAACTTGTTACTGGTTTGAGGCCTACCCTTGAGGCGCTTTTTCAACGAACTGATCAGATACTAGAAGACATCATCAATGAACACAGAGAGGCAAAGTCAAAAGCCAAAGAAGGCCATGGTGAAGCAGAGGAAGAAGGTTTGTTAGATGTTCTCCTAAAATTCGAGGATGGTAATGATAGTAACCAGAGCATTTGCTTAACTATTAACAATATCAAGGCAGTAATCGCG GACATCTTCGGTGGTGGAGTAGAGCCAATAGCTACTACCATAAATTGGGCAATGGCAGAGATGATAAGGAATCCAAGAGTGATGAAGACAGCACAGGTTGAGGTGAGAGAGGTATTCAATATTAAAGGAAGGGTTGATGAAACTTGCATCAATGAACTCAAATATTTGAAATCTGTTGTCAAAGAGACCCTAAGGTTGCACCCACCAGCTCCTCTTATACTTCCTAGAGAATGTCAAGAGACGTGTAAGATTAATGGGTATGACATACCAGTAAAAACCAAGGTATTCATTAATGCTTGGGCAATTGGAAGAGATCCAAACTACTGGAGTGAACCAGAGAGGTTTTATCCAGAGAGATTCATTGACAGCTCTGTTGATTACAAAGGGGGTAATTTTGAGTACATTCCATTTGGTGCTGGAAGAAGAATATGTCCCGGCATCACCTTTGGTTTAGTAAATGTTGAACTAACTCTTGCGTTTTTGTTGTATCACTTGGATTGGAAGCTTCCTAATGGAATGAAAAATGAGGACTTTGACATGACTGAGAAATTTGGAGTGACTGTTGCAAGAAAAGATGACATATACTTGATACCTGCTACTTCTCGTCCTTTCCTG GGAAATGGTGCAGAAAGCATGGAAGCAGTGCAGTCAAAGAAGGTTGAGTAG